The genomic stretch CTTCGCCCGCATGGGCGAGGCGTGCGCGGCGCGCGGCATCACAGAGGTCGCTGGCGTGCTGCTCGACCTCGGCGTTTCGTCGCCGCAGATCGACAACCCCGAGCGCGGGTTCAGCTTCCGCTTCGACGGTCCGCTGGACATGCGCATGGACCCGACGAGGGGCGAAAGCGCTGCTGACTTTCTGGCGCGAGCCGACGAAAGGCAGATCGCGGAGGTGATACGCCACTATGGAGAAGAACGGTTTGCTGTGTCGATTGCAAAGGCGCTTGTGGCTCGCCGGGCGGGCGGCAACCCTGTTCGCACCACGGGGCAACTGTCCGAAGTCGTGGCTCGTGCGGTCAAGACCCGCGAACCAGGCCAGGACCCTGCGACGCGCACCTTTCAGGCTCTTCGGATTTTCGTCAACGCCGAACTTGAGGAACTCGAGCAAGGGTTGAACGCCGCGTTGGAACTGCTCGCGCCGGGCGGCCGCCTGGTCGTGATCAGCTTCCATTCGCTCGAAGACCGCATCGTCAAGCAGTTCATCGTGCGCCACAGCCGGCACGAGGTGGATCGGCGCGCGCCGTTTGCGCCGGTGCCCGAGTCGAAGCTGAAGGCCCTCGCGCGCATCAAGCCCGGCGACGCCGAGGTGGCCGCCAATCCGCGCGCTCGTTCGGCGGTGCTGCGGGTGGCCGAACGCACGGAGGCACGCTGATGGCCACCCGCTTGAACATCGTGTTGTTCATCGCGCTGGTGCTCAGCGGGCTGTACCTCGTGCGCATCTCTTATGAGGCACGGCGGGTGTTCGTCGAAGTCGAGCGCAGCCAGGCCGAGGAGCGCACGCTGCAAACCCAGTTCGAACAGCTCGAACTGGAAAAGCGCGCCCAGGCCACGCCGCTGCGGGTCGAGAAGGTGGCACGCGAAAAGCTGCAGATGCGCACGGCCTCGGCCGCCGTCACGCACTACGTCACCTTGCCTGCCGGCGCCGCGTCGGCGTCGTCTGCCGCAGCGCCTGTGCCGGCCCCGTCCGCGGCCGACGGAGGTCAGCGATGAAACAATGGTTGTCACGGCTGAATCGCAAGGGCCGCGGCGCCGACAAGGCGCCGCGGCCACACGCCGTGCGCACGGTGATGTATGCGACCAGCCCGCTGCTCGCGTCCAAGACGCCGCCCTGGCGGTCGAAGTTCCTGGTGGCCTGCATCGGCCTCGGTTTCTGCCTGCTGGTCGGGCGCGCCGCCTACATCCAGATCATCGGCACCGACTTCTATCAGCGGCAGGGCGAAAGCCGTTATGCGCGCACGCTCGAGCTGCCCGCCAACCGCGGCCGCATCATCGACCGCAACGGGCTGATCCTGGCGTCGAGCGTGCCGGCGCCGTCGATCTGGGCCATCCCGAAGGACCTCGACGCCGGGCCCACCGAGCGTCGCAAGCTGGCCAAGCTGCTGGGCATGACGACGGCCGAGCTGAACAAGCGCCTCGAAGACAACCCCAACTTCGTCTGGCTGCGCCGCCAGGTCGACGACAGCGTCGCCGAGCAGGTCAAGGCGCTGGGGTTGAAGGGTGTGCACCAGGTCAAGGAATACAAGCGCCGCTATCCCGAGGGTGAGGCGGCCGCTCACGTGGTCGGCTTCACCAACGTCGAGAACCAGGGCCAGGAAGGCATCGAGCTGGCCTTCCAGCGCGACCTGTCCGGCCGCGACGGCACACGTCGTGTCATCAAGGACCGGCTCGGCAACGTGGTCGAAGACCTGGGTGACCGGGTGCACCCGCTGGATGGTCGCGACATCGAGCTGTCGATTGACTCCAAGGTGCAGTTCTTCGCCTACCAACGCATCCGCGACGCGGTGGCCGAGCACAAGGCCAAGGCCGGCTCGGTGGTGGTGCTCGACGTGCAGACCGGCGAGGTGCTGGCGCTCGCCAATTTCCCGAGCTACACGCCCGGCGACCGCCAGAACCTCGGCGGCTCGCAGCTGCGCAACCGCGCCGTGACCGACACCTTCGAGCCCGGCTCGACGATGAAGCCCTTCATCGCGGCGCTCGCGCTCGAGCGCGGCCAGGTCAAGCCCGACACGGCCATCCACACGGCGCCCGGCTGGTTCATGCTCACCGGCTCGACCATCCGCGACGCGCACCCGCACGACATCCTGACCGTCTCGGAGGTGATCCAGAAGTCGAGCAACGTCGGCACCGTCAAGATGGCGATGCAGATGCCGGCTCGCGAGATGTGGGAGACCTTCACCGCGGTCGGCCTGGGGCAACGGCCGCAGGTGCCGTTCCCCGGTGTGGTGTCGGGGCGTTTGCGGCCCTACAAGACATGGCGGCCGATCGAGCAGGCGACGATGAGCTACGGCTATGGCCTGTCGGTCTCGTTGTTCCAGCTGGCACGCGCCTATACGGCCTTCGCCCGCGATGGCGAGGTGATCCCGGTGTCGCTGCTCAAGACCGAGGAGCCGGCCGCCGGCATCCGCGTGTTCTCGCCCGAGACCGCCCAGGCGGTACGCAAGATGCTGCAGATGGCAGCAGGCCCCGGTGGCACCGCACCCAAGGCGCAGACCATCGGTTATTCGGTCGGCGGCAAGAGCGGCACCGCGCACAAGCAGGAAGGCAAGGGCTACGCAGACCGCAAATACCGCTCGTGGTTCGTCGGGCTGGCGCCGATGGACAAGCCGCGCATCGTCGTCGCGGTGATGGTCGACGAGCCGAACAACGGCAAATACTTCGGCGGCGACGTGGCCGCGCCAGTGTTCAGCGAGGTGGTGCAGCAGAGCCTGCGCATGATGGGCGTGCAGCCGGACATCGCGGTGCAGCCCCAGATCATGGCGCAACAGCGCCAGGCGCCGGCCGTCGAGGAGAGCTTCTGATGTCGCTGCCGGTCTTTCCCACCCCCGAGTCGGCGGCCGAATGGCTGCGCCAGCAGGTGCAGGGGCGTTTGCGAACCGACAGCCGCCAGGTTGGCGCCGGCGACGGTTTCATCGCCTGGCCGGGCTATGCCGTCGACGGCCGCCGTTTCGTGGGCGCCGCGTTGCAAGCTGGTGCCACGGCCTGCCTCGTCGAGGCGGACGGCGTGGAGGCGTTCGGCTTCGACACGTCGGAACAGCGTGGCCGCGTCGCGGCGGTGGCCGGGCTGAAGGCCGCCAGCGGCCGCATCGCCGACGTCTATTACGGCGAGCCGTCGCGCCGCCTGCGGGTGGTGGCCAGCACCGGCACCAATGGCAAGACGTCGACCGCCTGGTGGACGGCCCAGGCCCTCAGCCTGCTCGGCAAGCGCTGCGGCGTGATCGGCACACTGGGGGTCGGCGAGCCGCCTTCGCGCGTGGCCCCGGAGGCCGAGGTGATCGCCACCGGCCTCACCACGCCCGACCCGGTGACCTTGCATGGGTCGCTGCGGCGCTTCGCCGACACCGGTTACGCCGCTTGCGCCATCGAGGCGTCGTCGATCGGCATCGTCGAGCACCGGCTCGACGCCTTGCGGATCGAAGTCGCCCTGTTCACCAATTTCACGCGCGACCACCTCGACTACCACGGCGACATGGACGCCTATTGGGAGGCCAAGGCCCAGTTGTTCGACTGGCCGGGCCTGCGAGCGGCGGTGCTGAACCTCGACGATCCCCGCGGCGTCGCGGTGGCCGAGCGGCTGCGCCGCGAGGGACGCCTGCAGGTGTGGGGCTACACCCGCGGTGCGACGGGCGAACTGCGCGCCGCCGACGTGGGCTACCAGGGCGGCGGGCTGGGCTTCACGCTGATCGAAGGCACGCGCGCGGTGCCGGTGCGCACCCGTTTGATCGGCGACTACAACGTCGCCAACCTGCTCGCGGTGATCGGCGGCCTGCGCGCGCTCGACGTGCCGCTGGCCGATGCCGCCGCCTTGTGCGCCGAGCTGACGCCGGTGCCCGGGCGCATGCAGCGTGTCGGCGGCGATCGCGGCCCGCTCGCGGTGGTCGATTACGCCCACACGCCCGACGCGCTCGAGCAGGCGCTGCGCGCCTTGCAGCCGCTGGCGCGGGAGCGTGGCGGCCGGCTCTGGTGCGTGTTCGGCTGCGGCGGCGACCGCGACGCGACCAAGCGGCCGCTGATGGGCGCGATTGCCGAACGCCTCGCCGACCTGACGGTGGTCACCAGCGACAACCCGCGCAGCGAGTCTCCCGAGGCGATCCTCGAACAGATCGTCGCCGGCATGCAGCAGCGCGAGCAGGCCGCGGTGGAGGTCGACCGCCGGGTCGCCATCGCCGGCGCGCTGGTCGCCGCCGAGCCGCGCGACGTCGTGCTGATCGCCGGCAAGGGCCACGAGGACTACCAGGACATCGCCGGCGTGAAGTCGCATTTCTCCGACGTCGAGGAAGCCCTCGACGCCTTGTCCAGGAGGGCAAACGCATGATGACGCTCGAACTGGCCCAGACCCTGCTGCCGGGCGCCACCCGGGTCGGCGCTGCCGACGTGCAGGTCCGGCGGGTCCATACCGACACGCGCACGCTGCAGGCGGGCGATCTGTTCGTCGCGATCAAGGGCGAGCGCTTCGACGCGCACGACTTCCTCGCGCAGGCACAAGCCGCCGGTGCGGTGGCCGCCATCGCCGAACGCGGGTTGGCCGAAGCCGGACTGCCCGGGCTGCTGGTGGCCGACACGCGTGCCGCGCTCGGCGAACTGGCCGCCGGCTGGCGCCGCCGTTTCGAGCTGCCGCTGGTAGCGGTCACCGGCAGCAACGGCAAGACCACCGTGACGCAGATGATCGCCGCGATCCTGCGCGCCTGGCTGGGGGATGCCGCCTTCTCGACGCAGGGCAACTTCAACAACGACATCGGCCTGCCGCTGACACTGCTGCGCCTGCGCGCCGAGCATGGCGCGGGTGTGGTCGAGCTCGGCATGAACCACCCGGGCGAGATCGCCTACCTGTCGCGCATCGCGGCCCCCACGGTGGCGCTGGTCAACAACGCGCAGCGCGAGCACCAGGAGTTCATGGCCAGTGTCGAAGCGGTGGCGCGCGAGAACGGCAGCGTGATCGAGGCGTTGGGGCACGACGGCGTCGCGGTGTTCCCGGCCGACGAAGAACACACCCCGCTGTGGCGCGAGCTGGCCGGCACCCGCCGCGTCTTGACGTTTGCACGCGCGACCGACGCCGACGTCAGCGGCGACGCACAGTGGCAGGGCGATCATTGGCAGCTGGCGTTGCACACGCCGCTGGGCGACGCGACTGCCGAGCTGCGCATCGCCGGAGCCCACAACATCAAGAATGCGCTGGCGGCCACGGCCTGTGCGGTTGCCGCCGGCGTGCCGCTCGAGGCGATCGCGCGCGGGCTGTCGGCCTTCGAGCCGGTCAAGGGCCGTTCACAGGTGAAGCAATTCAGCCGAGGCGGCCGGACCGTCACGCTGGTCGACGACACCTACAACGCCAACCCCGATTCGATGCGCGCGGCGGTCGATGTGGTGGCCGAGATGCCCGGCCCGCGCTGGCTGGTGCTGGGCGACATGGGCGAGGTGGGCGACCAGGGCCCGGCCTTCCACACCGAGGTGGGCGACTACGCACGCGAGCGCGGCATCGATGCGGTCTGGACGGCGGGTGAACAGATGGCGCATGCGGCCCGGGCGTATGGCAGCGCACGCCATTTCGACGGCGTGCCCGAACTGGTGGCGGCCCTCGGTGAACAGCCGGCGGCCGCCTGCGTGCTGGTCAAGGGCTCGCGCTTCATGAAGATGGAACGGGTGGTGGAAGCCCTGCTGAGCAGTGGCGGCGCACCCGACGACAACAAGAACGCGCCGGCAGGTTCCGGCGCCCAGGAGCCCCGATGCTGATCGCCCTTGCCGAGTGGCTGCAGACCGTGCAGCCCGACTGGACCTTTTTGCGGGTGTTCCAGTACCTGACCTTCCGCGCCGTGATGTCGGCCCTGACCGCCTTGCTGATCGGCCTGGTGCTCGGGCCGTGGGTGATCCGCCGCCTGGCCGAGCTGAAAATCGGCCAGCCGATCCGCGAGTACGGCGTGCAAACCCACTTGGCCAAGAGCGGCACGCCCACGATGGGCGGTGTGCTGATCCTGCTGAGCATCGCCTTGTCGACGCTGCTGTGGTTCGACTGGACCAACCGTTTCGTCTGGATCGTGCTGCTGGTCACGCTGGGCATGGGCGCGATCGGCTGGGTCGACGACTGGCGCAAGGTGGTGCAGAAGAACCCCGAGGGCATGCGCTCGCGCGAGAAGTACTTCTGGCAGTCGGTGATCGGCCTGCTGGCGGCCATCTACCTCGCCTTCAGCGTCTCGGAAACGTCGAACCTGCGGGTGTTGGAGCTGTTCGTGCGCTGGGTGCAATCGGGCTTCTCGAACCCGTTGCCACCGAATGCCGACCTGTTCGTGCCGTTCTTCAAGACCATCAGCTACCCGCTGGGGGTCTACGGCTTCATGATCCTCACCTATCTGGTGATCGTCGGCGCCAGCAATGCGGTCAACCTGACCGACGGGCTGGACGGGCTGGCGATCATGCCGGTCGTGATGGTGGGGTCGGCGCTGGGCGTGTTCGCCTATGTGGCGGGCAGTTCGGTGTTCTCGAAATACCTGATCTTTCCCTACATCCCCGGCGCCGGCGAACTGCTGATCTTCTGTGCCGCGATGGCCGGGTCGGGCCTCGCCTTCCTGTGGTTCAACACGCATCCGGCGCAGGTGTTCATGGGCGACGTCGGCGCGCTGGCGCTGGGTGGCGCGCTCGGCACCATCGCCGTCATCACGCGGCAGGAGATCCTGCTGGCGGTGATGGGCGGCATCTTCGTCGTCGAGGCGCTGTCGGTGATGTTGCAGGTCAGCTATTTCAAGTTCACCAAGAAGCGGTATGGCGAAGGCCGTCGCATCCTGAAGATGGCGCCGCTGCACCATCACTTCGAAAAGTCCGGCTGGAAAGAGACGCAGGTGGTGGTCCGCTTCTGGATCATCACGATGCTGCTGTGCCTGGTCGGCCTGTCGTCGTTGAAGCTGCGTTGAGGGCCCTGAAAAGAGCATTGTTGCGATGAAGGACTTGCAAGGCATCACCGTCCTCGTGTTGGGCCTCGGCGACTCGGGTCTCGCCATGGCGCGCTGGTGTGCGCGCTTCGGCGCCGACGTGCGCGTGTGGGACTCGCGCGAAGCGCCGCCGCAGGCCGAGGCGTTGCGCCAGCATGTGCCCCAAGCTCAGCTGCTGACCGGTGAATTGCCGATGAGCGCGCTCGACGGCGTGCGCCGTGTGCTCAAGAGCCCGGGCCTGTCGCCGCGCGACGAACGCCTGGCGCCGGTACTCGACGAGGCCGCCGAGCGCGGCGTGCTGGTGCAAGGCGAGCTGGAACTGTTCGCCCGCGCGCTGGCCGACCTGAAGGCCGAGCGCCGCTACACGCCGCGTGTGGTCGCCATCACGGGCACCAACGGCAAGACCACCACCACCTCGATGACCGCCTTGCTGATCGAACGGACGGGCAGGCGGGTCGGCGTCGCAGGCAACATCGGCCCGACGCTGCTGCAGACGCTGGCCGATGCGCTGGACCTGGAGCCCGCACCGGCCGACGAGACCGCGGGCGAGGGGCTGGAGGTGGCGCCGCCCGAAGCCGCTGCGACGCCGGCCGACACGACACCCGAGGCTGACCAGGCGCCGTCCACGCCGGCGGCGCTGGCCGCTGAACAACGCGGCGCTGCGGTGTCGTCGGTGCCGGTTGGTGTTGACCCGCTGCCCGAAGAGAGCGCCGCGGTGACGCCCGAGAGCGACGCGCCCGACGAGACTCCCAGCCCCGAAGAGTTGGCTGACCTGCGCACGCTGGACGGTGCCGCCGAGGACGCGCAGCCGGGCGCAGACATCGACACAGAAGCGGACGCCCTGGCCGAGGCCACCGCGGGCCCTGTCGGCGTCGCTGATGAAACTGCTGGCGTCGCCGACGACGAGGCCCTGGCCGCCGTGCCGCCGCTGGCCGATGACGACAGCGCCGTGCTGCAACTCGCCCCGCCGCCGCCGGCCGAGCCGGTGTTCGAACACCTGCCCGAGGTCTGGGTGCTGGAGCTGTCGAGCTTCCAGCTCGACAGCGCACTCGGCTTCGAGCCCAGCGCGGCCACCGTGCTCAACGTCACCGAAGACCACCTCGACTGGCACGGCGACCTCGCCAGTTATGCCGCGGCCAAGGCGCGCATCTTCGGCAAGCAGGCGGTGATGGTGGTCAATCGCGAAGACCCGATGGTCGAGGCGATGATCCCGCCGCCCGAGGTGATCAAGTCCACCGGGCGGGGCAAGCCGGCGCGGGTGATCGAGCGCGCCGTGGTGCGCTTCGGGCTCGACGCGCCGCGCCGCCCGGGCGACT from Caldimonas brevitalea encodes the following:
- the mraY gene encoding phospho-N-acetylmuramoyl-pentapeptide-transferase yields the protein MLIALAEWLQTVQPDWTFLRVFQYLTFRAVMSALTALLIGLVLGPWVIRRLAELKIGQPIREYGVQTHLAKSGTPTMGGVLILLSIALSTLLWFDWTNRFVWIVLLVTLGMGAIGWVDDWRKVVQKNPEGMRSREKYFWQSVIGLLAAIYLAFSVSETSNLRVLELFVRWVQSGFSNPLPPNADLFVPFFKTISYPLGVYGFMILTYLVIVGASNAVNLTDGLDGLAIMPVVMVGSALGVFAYVAGSSVFSKYLIFPYIPGAGELLIFCAAMAGSGLAFLWFNTHPAQVFMGDVGALALGGALGTIAVITRQEILLAVMGGIFVVEALSVMLQVSYFKFTKKRYGEGRRILKMAPLHHHFEKSGWKETQVVVRFWIITMLLCLVGLSSLKLR
- a CDS encoding UDP-N-acetylmuramoyl-L-alanyl-D-glutamate--2,6-diaminopimelate ligase; translation: MSLPVFPTPESAAEWLRQQVQGRLRTDSRQVGAGDGFIAWPGYAVDGRRFVGAALQAGATACLVEADGVEAFGFDTSEQRGRVAAVAGLKAASGRIADVYYGEPSRRLRVVASTGTNGKTSTAWWTAQALSLLGKRCGVIGTLGVGEPPSRVAPEAEVIATGLTTPDPVTLHGSLRRFADTGYAACAIEASSIGIVEHRLDALRIEVALFTNFTRDHLDYHGDMDAYWEAKAQLFDWPGLRAAVLNLDDPRGVAVAERLRREGRLQVWGYTRGATGELRAADVGYQGGGLGFTLIEGTRAVPVRTRLIGDYNVANLLAVIGGLRALDVPLADAAALCAELTPVPGRMQRVGGDRGPLAVVDYAHTPDALEQALRALQPLARERGGRLWCVFGCGGDRDATKRPLMGAIAERLADLTVVTSDNPRSESPEAILEQIVAGMQQREQAAVEVDRRVAIAGALVAAEPRDVVLIAGKGHEDYQDIAGVKSHFSDVEEALDALSRRANA
- a CDS encoding peptidoglycan D,D-transpeptidase FtsI family protein; the encoded protein is MKQWLSRLNRKGRGADKAPRPHAVRTVMYATSPLLASKTPPWRSKFLVACIGLGFCLLVGRAAYIQIIGTDFYQRQGESRYARTLELPANRGRIIDRNGLILASSVPAPSIWAIPKDLDAGPTERRKLAKLLGMTTAELNKRLEDNPNFVWLRRQVDDSVAEQVKALGLKGVHQVKEYKRRYPEGEAAAHVVGFTNVENQGQEGIELAFQRDLSGRDGTRRVIKDRLGNVVEDLGDRVHPLDGRDIELSIDSKVQFFAYQRIRDAVAEHKAKAGSVVVLDVQTGEVLALANFPSYTPGDRQNLGGSQLRNRAVTDTFEPGSTMKPFIAALALERGQVKPDTAIHTAPGWFMLTGSTIRDAHPHDILTVSEVIQKSSNVGTVKMAMQMPAREMWETFTAVGLGQRPQVPFPGVVSGRLRPYKTWRPIEQATMSYGYGLSVSLFQLARAYTAFARDGEVIPVSLLKTEEPAAGIRVFSPETAQAVRKMLQMAAGPGGTAPKAQTIGYSVGGKSGTAHKQEGKGYADRKYRSWFVGLAPMDKPRIVVAVMVDEPNNGKYFGGDVAAPVFSEVVQQSLRMMGVQPDIAVQPQIMAQQRQAPAVEESF
- a CDS encoding Mur ligase family protein — protein: MKDLQGITVLVLGLGDSGLAMARWCARFGADVRVWDSREAPPQAEALRQHVPQAQLLTGELPMSALDGVRRVLKSPGLSPRDERLAPVLDEAAERGVLVQGELELFARALADLKAERRYTPRVVAITGTNGKTTTTSMTALLIERTGRRVGVAGNIGPTLLQTLADALDLEPAPADETAGEGLEVAPPEAAATPADTTPEADQAPSTPAALAAEQRGAAVSSVPVGVDPLPEESAAVTPESDAPDETPSPEELADLRTLDGAAEDAQPGADIDTEADALAEATAGPVGVADETAGVADDEALAAVPPLADDDSAVLQLAPPPPAEPVFEHLPEVWVLELSSFQLDSALGFEPSAATVLNVTEDHLDWHGDLASYAAAKARIFGKQAVMVVNREDPMVEAMIPPPEVIKSTGRGKPARVIERAVVRFGLDAPRRPGDFGLVTENGMAWLVRAREADETVASGRGRRRAAGDEPQEEEELQLQRLMPADALRVRGRHNAANALAALALATAIGCPLAPMLHGLREYAGEPHRVEFVATVNGVDFFDDSKGTNVGATVAALNGLGLDRAPARLLVILGGDGKGQDFAPLAAPLARHARFVALIGRDAARIETALEGSGVPAAHFETLQAATRACAERAHTGDAVLLSPACASLDMFRNYAHRAEVFVAEVQALAGDQGEVA
- a CDS encoding UDP-N-acetylmuramoyl-tripeptide--D-alanyl-D-alanine ligase; this encodes MMTLELAQTLLPGATRVGAADVQVRRVHTDTRTLQAGDLFVAIKGERFDAHDFLAQAQAAGAVAAIAERGLAEAGLPGLLVADTRAALGELAAGWRRRFELPLVAVTGSNGKTTVTQMIAAILRAWLGDAAFSTQGNFNNDIGLPLTLLRLRAEHGAGVVELGMNHPGEIAYLSRIAAPTVALVNNAQREHQEFMASVEAVARENGSVIEALGHDGVAVFPADEEHTPLWRELAGTRRVLTFARATDADVSGDAQWQGDHWQLALHTPLGDATAELRIAGAHNIKNALAATACAVAAGVPLEAIARGLSAFEPVKGRSQVKQFSRGGRTVTLVDDTYNANPDSMRAAVDVVAEMPGPRWLVLGDMGEVGDQGPAFHTEVGDYARERGIDAVWTAGEQMAHAARAYGSARHFDGVPELVAALGEQPAAACVLVKGSRFMKMERVVEALLSSGGAPDDNKNAPAGSGAQEPRC
- the rsmH gene encoding 16S rRNA (cytosine(1402)-N(4))-methyltransferase RsmH codes for the protein MNAQGSDLQHRSVLLHEAVDALVHSPQGTYLDGTFGRGGHSSLLLTRLAPEGRLLAFDKDPEAIAASTRVQDPRFSIEHDSFARMGEACAARGITEVAGVLLDLGVSSPQIDNPERGFSFRFDGPLDMRMDPTRGESAADFLARADERQIAEVIRHYGEERFAVSIAKALVARRAGGNPVRTTGQLSEVVARAVKTREPGQDPATRTFQALRIFVNAELEELEQGLNAALELLAPGGRLVVISFHSLEDRIVKQFIVRHSRHEVDRRAPFAPVPESKLKALARIKPGDAEVAANPRARSAVLRVAERTEAR
- the ftsL gene encoding cell division protein FtsL — encoded protein: MATRLNIVLFIALVLSGLYLVRISYEARRVFVEVERSQAEERTLQTQFEQLELEKRAQATPLRVEKVAREKLQMRTASAAVTHYVTLPAGAASASSAAAPVPAPSAADGGQR